The proteins below come from a single Fastidiosipila sanguinis genomic window:
- a CDS encoding glucose-1-phosphate adenylyltransferase, whose translation MAKKNMIAMILAGGQGSRLGALTKTMAKPAVPFGSRYRIIDFALSNTANSGIDTVGVLTQYEPLALNTYVGNGHPWDLDRNNGGAFILPPYEHKEGSDWYKNTANSVFQNIGFIDKFDPKYVVILSGDHIYKMDYSDMLKSHLENNAECTIAVLEVPWEEASRFGIMNTDENDAIIEFAEKPAEPKSNLASMGIYIFSWPSLRQALIEDEHNSESSHDFGKNIIPKFIEENRPIYAYRFNGYWKDVGTIASIWEGNMELIDNPEQLSLRDSDWRINSRNPVKPAAYVGDKAKVDETIFTDGCRIYGDVTHSVLSHSVIVEEGAKVIDSVLMPGAIVRSGAVVEKAIIGSESEVTKGCVVGGANTKGNDKYKNEYCSNGITVVAPGIILKPNSIIEAESIVEELEDISEADCVIEEIKKV comes from the coding sequence ATGGCAAAGAAAAATATGATAGCAATGATTCTTGCTGGTGGTCAAGGCTCTAGGTTAGGTGCATTGACTAAGACTATGGCGAAGCCGGCAGTTCCGTTCGGTTCAAGATATAGGATAATTGATTTTGCGTTGAGTAACACAGCAAATTCAGGTATTGATACTGTTGGTGTTTTGACACAATACGAACCATTGGCGCTTAACACTTACGTAGGAAATGGACATCCATGGGATTTGGATAGGAATAATGGTGGTGCATTTATTTTGCCACCATATGAGCACAAAGAGGGTAGTGACTGGTATAAGAATACTGCTAACTCAGTTTTCCAAAATATTGGATTTATCGATAAATTTGATCCTAAATATGTTGTTATTTTGTCAGGAGACCACATTTACAAGATGGACTACTCCGATATGTTGAAGTCTCATTTGGAAAATAATGCTGAATGTACAATCGCAGTTCTTGAAGTGCCTTGGGAAGAGGCATCGAGGTTCGGTATCATGAATACTGATGAAAATGATGCAATCATTGAGTTCGCAGAGAAGCCAGCGGAGCCAAAATCTAATCTAGCTTCAATGGGTATTTATATTTTCTCATGGCCAAGTTTACGACAAGCTCTTATTGAAGATGAGCATAACTCAGAATCTTCACATGACTTTGGAAAAAATATTATTCCTAAGTTTATTGAAGAAAATAGACCAATTTATGCATACAGATTTAATGGTTATTGGAAAGACGTTGGTACCATAGCCTCAATTTGGGAAGGTAATATGGAATTAATTGATAATCCAGAACAACTAAGTTTGCGTGACTCAGATTGGAGAATTAACTCCAGAAACCCAGTCAAACCAGCAGCTTATGTAGGCGATAAAGCTAAAGTGGATGAGACTATTTTTACAGATGGGTGTCGTATATATGGTGATGTTACTCATTCAGTTCTTTCACACTCAGTAATTGTTGAGGAAGGTGCAAAAGTAATTGACTCAGTATTGATGCCAGGAGCAATTGTTAGAAGCGGTGCTGTGGTAGAGAAAGCTATTATAGGAAGTGAGTCAGAAGTCACTAAAGGCTGTGTAGTTGGTGGGGCTAATACTAAAGGTAATGACAAATATAAAAATGAATACTGTAGTAATGGAATTACTGTAGTAGCTCCAGGAATTATATTAAAGCCAAATTCAATAATTGAAGCAGAATCAATTGTTGAAGAACTAGAAGATATATCTGAAGCAGATTGTGTTATAGAAGAAATTAAGAAAGTTTAA
- the glgA gene encoding glycogen synthase GlgA, which yields MKNKKILMVTSECVPFAKTGGLADVLGVLPKKINELGNDCRVIMPLYRQIKEKYIDELEFIRWTTIHMGWRTMYSGLFKKEHDGVIYYFIDNEFYFNTPSIYTDYSFDIERFSFFQRAVLDALGDPMDFYPDVLHCHDWQTGMIPCLLDAHYRPNGYFLDIKTVYTIHNLQYQGVHGVSQVADFMDLPSSYLTEYGVLHNGVPNFMKAGIVYSDLITTVSPNYAKEIMTSFYGKGLNGVLKSFEYKVKGILNGIDMDSYNPETDPDIVKNYNLDTVYNDKVENKLALQRELALEENKDIPLITMVTRLVDQKGLDLLIRVVDELMQENCQLVILGTGDGYYEHEMYLAEERNKKNFRGCVMYDSAMSRRLYASGDIFLMPSIFEPCGLSQMISMRYGTVPFVRETGGLKDTVTAYNIETGEGNGFSFPNINAHDMLFLMKKALNLYQNDRNSWNNIIRNGMVGDFSWDKSAKEYDESYNELLEQ from the coding sequence ATGAAAAATAAAAAAATTCTAATGGTTACATCTGAATGTGTACCTTTTGCCAAAACAGGTGGTTTAGCAGATGTCTTAGGAGTTTTGCCAAAAAAGATAAATGAACTTGGAAATGACTGTAGAGTTATTATGCCTTTGTATAGACAAATTAAAGAAAAATATATAGATGAATTGGAATTTATACGTTGGACAACTATCCACATGGGATGGAGAACCATGTATAGTGGATTATTCAAAAAAGAACATGATGGAGTTATTTATTACTTTATAGATAACGAATTCTACTTTAATACTCCTAGTATATATACTGACTATTCTTTCGATATTGAAAGATTTAGCTTCTTCCAAAGAGCAGTATTAGATGCTCTGGGAGATCCAATGGATTTTTATCCTGATGTTTTACACTGCCATGATTGGCAAACTGGTATGATTCCATGTTTGTTGGATGCACATTATAGACCAAATGGATATTTCTTAGATATTAAGACAGTTTATACAATACATAACTTGCAATATCAAGGTGTCCATGGCGTATCTCAAGTTGCCGATTTTATGGATTTACCTAGTTCCTATTTGACTGAATATGGTGTATTACATAATGGAGTTCCTAACTTTATGAAGGCTGGAATTGTATATAGTGACTTAATAACAACAGTATCTCCAAATTACGCAAAAGAGATAATGACTTCCTTCTACGGCAAAGGATTGAATGGAGTCCTTAAGAGCTTTGAATATAAGGTTAAAGGGATTCTTAATGGTATAGATATGGATTCATATAATCCAGAAACGGACCCAGATATTGTTAAGAATTATAATCTCGACACAGTATACAATGACAAAGTGGAAAATAAACTAGCTTTACAAAGAGAGCTTGCACTTGAAGAAAATAAAGATATTCCACTAATAACCATGGTTACTAGACTAGTTGATCAAAAAGGTTTGGATTTATTAATTAGAGTAGTGGATGAGCTCATGCAAGAAAATTGTCAGCTTGTAATTTTGGGTACAGGTGATGGTTACTATGAGCATGAAATGTACTTAGCTGAAGAAAGAAATAAGAAAAACTTCAGAGGATGTGTAATGTATGACAGTGCAATGTCGAGACGACTATATGCATCTGGAGACATTTTCTTGATGCCATCCATTTTTGAACCTTGTGGATTATCTCAAATGATATCAATGAGATATGGAACAGTACCATTTGTAAGAGAAACAGGTGGTCTAAAAGACACTGTAACTGCATATAATATAGAGACAGGCGAAGGCAATGGATTTAGCTTCCCAAATATAAATGCACATGACATGTTGTTCCTAATGAAGAAGGCTTTGAACTTATATCAAAATGATAGAAATAGCTGGAATAATATAATTAGGAATGGTATGGTTGGCGACTTTAGTTGGGATAAATCAGCTAAAGAATACGATGAATCTTATAATGAGTTGCTAGAGCAATAA
- the glgB gene encoding 1,4-alpha-glucan branching protein GlgB, with the protein MKRVNEELIFDEYKVHEYLGAHHVENDIYIFRVWAPKAKSVSVVGDFNDWNSKDSQLELDPEKGIWSAQIAGVKPGDCYKFSVLGNDDINRFKADPFARQTELRPHDASVIYAPSEFEWEDQDFWNVEDIDTTKIPINIYEVHLGSWQRKEDGSFYNYKEIAPKLGQYVKDLNYTHIQILPLMEHAQDESIGYSVTGFYAPTARYGSPEDFKYFVNYMHGLGIKVIMDWVPTGFSLEDYGLSIFDGSSCYGITNHNESNEAVTVFDFSKKEVRAFLLSNAYYWISEYHLDGLKFDNLEKIISENDLKSNYYNNHQIDYHSMQAINFVLELNTMIHEEFNGVLSIAHNSSNLNNVTNVGKDKGLDFDLKWDYGWLKDTLEYFMTPYDKKSEVHSLITFSMMYNFHERFILPLSHQEVIQGYGSLISKMPGDYWRQFASLRTLNMYRLCHPGAKLLFMGGELGQFVEWDVNSSLQWFLLDYAMHKQFLAFIKAANALYLDNPEMWEDDKTWSGFTWLNNDDDKRSTYSWVRRDLSGNVVICLFNMTPNPVDSFKVAVPKRGAYQVIFNSDDAAWGGSNYNMLKNITETNLHPDNFSFGEALYDWNAKPYFETDETVNESGVNGIVYSRDIANKNYKQSIKLNLPPLSAVVLRHVADDPKAQPLSPWPDPELAYPKDFNPFNKAADEGFELN; encoded by the coding sequence ATGAAAAGGGTCAATGAAGAGTTAATTTTTGATGAGTATAAAGTTCATGAATACCTTGGTGCACATCATGTGGAAAATGATATTTATATATTTAGAGTATGGGCACCAAAGGCCAAAAGTGTTTCAGTCGTGGGAGACTTTAATGATTGGAACTCTAAAGACTCTCAACTAGAATTAGATCCGGAAAAAGGAATTTGGTCCGCTCAAATAGCAGGAGTAAAACCTGGAGATTGTTATAAATTTAGTGTCCTTGGAAATGACGATATTAACAGATTTAAAGCAGACCCGTTTGCTAGACAAACCGAATTAAGACCCCATGATGCCTCTGTAATTTATGCTCCGAGTGAATTTGAATGGGAAGATCAAGATTTTTGGAATGTAGAAGATATAGATACTACTAAAATCCCAATTAATATATATGAGGTTCACCTTGGTTCTTGGCAAAGAAAAGAGGATGGATCTTTTTACAACTATAAAGAAATTGCTCCAAAATTAGGTCAATATGTTAAAGATTTAAATTATACTCACATTCAAATATTGCCTCTAATGGAGCACGCCCAAGATGAATCCATAGGATATAGTGTTACAGGTTTTTATGCTCCTACAGCAAGGTATGGTAGCCCAGAAGATTTTAAGTATTTCGTTAATTATATGCATGGGCTGGGTATCAAAGTGATTATGGATTGGGTTCCTACAGGTTTTTCATTGGAAGATTATGGTTTGAGTATATTTGATGGAAGTAGTTGTTATGGTATTACAAATCATAATGAAAGTAATGAAGCCGTAACTGTTTTTGATTTCTCAAAGAAAGAAGTCAGAGCTTTCCTTTTATCGAATGCATATTACTGGATTTCTGAATATCACTTAGACGGATTAAAGTTTGATAATTTAGAGAAAATTATTAGCGAGAATGATTTAAAGAGTAATTATTATAATAATCATCAAATTGACTATCATAGCATGCAAGCAATTAACTTTGTGCTTGAGTTAAATACCATGATTCATGAAGAATTTAATGGAGTTCTTTCCATTGCTCACAATTCTAGTAACTTAAACAATGTTACTAATGTTGGAAAAGACAAGGGTCTAGACTTTGATCTGAAGTGGGATTATGGTTGGTTGAAGGATACCTTAGAGTACTTCATGACTCCATATGATAAAAAATCTGAAGTTCACAGCTTAATAACTTTCTCTATGATGTACAACTTCCATGAACGATTTATTCTACCATTATCTCATCAAGAGGTTATTCAGGGGTATGGCTCTTTAATTAGCAAAATGCCAGGAGATTATTGGAGACAGTTTGCTTCTCTTAGAACTCTAAATATGTATAGATTATGCCATCCTGGGGCAAAATTACTTTTCATGGGTGGGGAACTAGGCCAATTTGTTGAGTGGGATGTTAACAGTTCACTACAATGGTTCCTATTAGATTATGCAATGCATAAACAATTCTTAGCCTTTATAAAAGCTGCTAATGCTTTGTATCTAGATAATCCTGAGATGTGGGAAGATGATAAAACATGGAGTGGATTCACTTGGTTAAATAATGATGATGATAAAAGATCTACATACAGTTGGGTAAGGCGAGATTTGTCTGGAAATGTTGTTATTTGTTTATTTAATATGACACCAAATCCTGTAGATTCATTTAAAGTTGCAGTTCCGAAACGTGGAGCATATCAAGTTATTTTTAACAGTGACGATGCTGCATGGGGTGGTTCAAATTATAATATGTTGAAAAATATTACAGAAACGAATTTGCATCCAGATAATTTTAGTTTTGGTGAAGCGCTTTATGATTGGAACGCTAAACCTTATTTTGAGACAGATGAAACAGTTAATGAATCTGGTGTAAATGGTATAGTTTATTCAAGAGATATAGCGAATAAGAATTATAAGCAGTCTATTAAACTTAATCTGCCACCTCTTTCTGCAGTAGTTTTAAGACACGTTGCTGATGATCCAAAAGCACAACCATTATCCCCATGGCCTGATCCAGAATTAGCTTATCCAAAAGATTTTAATCCTTTTAATAAAGCTGCTGATGAAGGTTTTGAGCTTAATTAA
- the argS gene encoding arginine--tRNA ligase — MDFKKKTLEYLVDELDVELSVLEELIEIPPQRDMGDFAIPCFRFAKILKKSPAVIAQDFADKLDTLPEFIDRVEVAGPYLNIFLNVSVFNKTITSNILESNDLLKFDWGSGKIVLLDYSSPNIAKPFHVGHAFTTILGDVLARMYASTGYEVVRINHLGDYGTQFGKLIVAYENWGDASALEEDAIKELLRIYVKFHDEAKLNPELEDQARAKFRNLEAGEAYEYELWEKFREFSLNEFKRIYNRLGMYFDSYKGEAFYIEMLDKVVNLLEEKGILVDSQGAKIVDLEEYSLPPVIVRKSDGSSIYATRDIAAALYRHKRYNFDKLLYVVGQTQELHFKQLFATLKKAGFDWADNMEFVGFGLVKFPEGVKLSTRSGDVVYLEDLINEAVSRTKAVIEKNNENSDDPMSQEEIDKASEIIALASVRYTFLRNGRERDIVFLWDEILDYEGDTAPYMLYSYARARSILRKSGVDASELKNADLSILSENQEFELLTEINNLPASLEQALKHNEPSIFARQVMTVCRSFSRFYNQVSILQADTEDLKIARLALIEAFSKTVKAALALLGIDTVERM; from the coding sequence ATGGATTTTAAGAAGAAAACTTTAGAATATTTAGTAGATGAATTAGATGTTGAACTGAGCGTTTTAGAGGAACTTATTGAGATACCTCCCCAAAGAGATATGGGAGACTTTGCTATCCCTTGCTTTAGGTTTGCAAAAATATTAAAAAAATCACCAGCAGTAATTGCTCAAGATTTTGCTGATAAATTAGATACACTTCCAGAATTTATAGATAGAGTAGAAGTTGCAGGACCATATTTAAATATCTTCCTTAATGTTTCAGTGTTTAATAAAACTATTACAAGCAATATATTAGAGTCTAATGATTTACTGAAATTCGATTGGGGCTCAGGTAAGATCGTACTTTTAGATTATTCTTCTCCAAATATTGCTAAACCTTTCCACGTAGGTCATGCATTTACAACTATTCTTGGAGATGTGCTTGCAAGAATGTATGCAAGTACTGGGTATGAAGTAGTTAGAATAAACCATCTTGGAGACTACGGAACTCAATTTGGTAAGTTAATTGTTGCATATGAAAATTGGGGAGACGCTTCTGCCTTAGAAGAAGATGCAATAAAAGAATTATTAAGAATTTATGTTAAGTTTCACGATGAAGCAAAATTAAATCCTGAACTAGAAGATCAAGCTAGAGCCAAATTTAGAAATTTGGAAGCGGGAGAGGCTTATGAATACGAATTATGGGAGAAGTTTAGAGAGTTTAGTTTAAACGAATTTAAGCGAATCTATAATCGTTTAGGCATGTACTTTGATAGCTATAAAGGTGAAGCTTTCTATATTGAAATGTTGGATAAAGTAGTCAATCTTTTGGAAGAAAAAGGAATATTAGTAGATAGTCAAGGTGCTAAGATAGTTGACTTGGAAGAATATTCCTTGCCACCAGTGATTGTTAGAAAATCAGACGGATCATCAATATATGCAACAAGAGATATTGCAGCTGCTTTATATAGACACAAGAGATATAACTTTGATAAGTTATTGTATGTTGTTGGTCAAACTCAAGAATTACACTTTAAACAATTATTTGCTACACTCAAAAAAGCTGGCTTTGATTGGGCTGACAATATGGAGTTTGTCGGATTTGGATTAGTAAAATTCCCTGAAGGAGTAAAGCTTTCAACCAGGTCAGGTGATGTAGTTTATCTTGAAGATTTAATCAATGAAGCTGTGAGTAGAACAAAGGCCGTTATAGAAAAAAACAATGAAAATTCTGATGATCCAATGAGTCAAGAAGAAATTGATAAGGCTTCAGAGATCATAGCTTTAGCATCTGTAAGATATACTTTCTTAAGAAATGGTAGAGAAAGAGATATAGTATTCTTATGGGACGAAATCCTTGATTATGAGGGCGATACAGCTCCTTACATGTTGTACTCTTATGCTAGAGCAAGAAGTATATTGAGAAAATCAGGTGTAGATGCAAGTGAATTAAAAAATGCAGATTTAAGCATACTATCTGAAAATCAAGAATTTGAATTGTTGACAGAAATAAATAATTTACCTGCAAGTCTAGAACAAGCGTTGAAACACAATGAACCATCTATATTTGCTCGCCAAGTTATGACGGTATGTAGAAGTTTCAGTAGATTTTATAATCAAGTATCGATTTTACAAGCAGATACTGAAGACCTAAAAATAGCAAGGTTAGCTTTAATTGAAGCTTTTTCAAAGACGGTAAAAGCTGCCTTAGCGTTGTTAGGTATTGATACAGTAGAACGTATGTAA
- a CDS encoding cation:proton antiporter, producing MLTSLSLILLLGFASGFLFEKIKIPKIIGMLFAGIILGPYVLDWFDPKILSISAELRKIALIIILLKAGFSLDLNDLKKVGRPAVLMSFVPASFEIIAYVIFAPWLLGISRIDAAVMGAVLSAVSPAVVVPRMVNYIETNWGSKKSIPQMIMASASCDDIIVIVLFTTFLGIAQEGTVDLKGFLNIPISIIMGILLGISAGFILHYIFEKAYLNNQYLRNSVKVIIILAVSLLMVTVEDMLKGILSVSGLLAVVSMACVLKIKSNTNVSERLSEKFGKIWIAAEIILFVLVGAAVDIRYTLEAGSSAVLLILLALIVRSFGVWLSILKTNLSWKEKLFCVIAYLPKATVQAAIGSVPLAVGLPSGNLILSVAVMSILITAPIGAAAMDNSYKVLLKNE from the coding sequence ATGTTAACATCATTATCTTTAATTCTTTTACTTGGTTTTGCATCAGGTTTTTTATTTGAGAAAATTAAGATTCCAAAAATTATAGGGATGTTGTTTGCTGGAATAATTTTAGGTCCATACGTGCTCGATTGGTTCGACCCTAAAATTTTATCAATTTCAGCAGAATTACGTAAAATAGCACTAATTATTATTTTATTAAAAGCAGGATTTTCTTTAGATTTGAACGATTTGAAAAAAGTTGGAAGACCTGCTGTTCTAATGTCTTTTGTGCCGGCGTCTTTTGAAATAATTGCCTATGTAATATTTGCACCTTGGCTATTGGGCATATCAAGAATAGATGCTGCAGTAATGGGAGCAGTTTTAAGTGCTGTTTCTCCTGCTGTTGTTGTTCCTAGAATGGTCAATTATATAGAGACAAATTGGGGTAGCAAAAAATCTATTCCACAAATGATAATGGCCAGCGCTTCCTGTGATGATATTATTGTAATAGTTTTATTCACAACATTTTTGGGTATAGCTCAAGAGGGCACTGTAGATCTAAAAGGATTTTTGAATATTCCAATATCTATTATTATGGGTATTCTTTTAGGTATAAGTGCAGGTTTTATTCTGCATTATATTTTTGAAAAAGCCTATTTGAATAATCAATATTTGAGAAATAGTGTAAAAGTAATAATTATTTTAGCTGTATCTTTACTTATGGTCACAGTAGAAGATATGTTGAAAGGCATATTATCAGTATCAGGATTATTAGCTGTTGTAAGCATGGCATGTGTACTAAAAATTAAAAGTAATACTAATGTATCTGAGCGACTTTCAGAGAAGTTTGGAAAAATATGGATTGCGGCAGAAATTATATTATTTGTTCTAGTGGGAGCTGCAGTAGATATTAGATACACATTGGAAGCAGGAAGTTCTGCGGTGTTATTAATTCTTTTGGCATTGATAGTTAGGTCATTCGGAGTATGGCTTAGCATATTAAAAACTAATCTATCCTGGAAAGAGAAGTTGTTTTGTGTGATAGCATATTTACCAAAAGCAACTGTCCAGGCAGCGATAGGATCAGTTCCGTTGGCTGTAGGCTTGCCAAGCGGGAATTTAATTCTGTCTGTTGCAGTAATGTCTATATTGATTACCGCTCCAATAGGTGCCGCTGCTATGGATAATAGTTATAAAGTTCTTTTGAAGAATGAATAG
- the glgD gene encoding glucose-1-phosphate adenylyltransferase subunit GlgD has translation MFLDAAGLILADDRRLHLSELTRLRAFAAVPFAGRFRLIDFALSNLVNSGITRVGVATSNKYKSLMDHLGTGSDWDLDRRTQGLHILPPYLASDNYYDEGDDLKGALDFLLTSRNEYIVVTTANNIYSADYSKYFLKHEESGADVSVLFNREVPNDGINLVLDIDENDKVTELYVNPQDRSVTANSIGVVILKKSLLENIVSNAISRGIPRLTLDLILRKYNELDIRAFEYTGTVLRINTVQSYFEASMKILDKQINKDIFWTENLVYTKVKDEAPAFISAEAKVENSLVSDGCLVEGSVKDTVLFRSTDVGEGSYLENCVIMQGSKIGKNVKLKNVILDKDCVIKDGTELQGEENYPVVIGKGAIV, from the coding sequence ATGTTTTTAGATGCAGCCGGACTCATCCTTGCAGATGATAGAAGATTACACTTAAGTGAACTAACAAGATTACGTGCTTTCGCTGCAGTTCCTTTTGCGGGTAGATTTAGATTAATTGACTTTGCTTTATCTAATTTGGTCAACTCCGGTATAACAAGAGTTGGGGTAGCGACAAGCAATAAATACAAATCTTTAATGGATCACTTAGGAACAGGTAGTGACTGGGATCTAGATAGAAGAACACAAGGATTGCATATATTGCCACCATATTTAGCTTCGGATAATTATTATGATGAAGGTGATGATTTAAAAGGTGCATTGGACTTTCTTTTAACTAGCAGAAATGAATACATTGTAGTTACTACAGCAAATAATATTTATAGTGCAGATTATTCCAAGTATTTCCTAAAACATGAAGAATCTGGAGCAGATGTGAGTGTTTTATTTAATAGAGAAGTACCAAATGACGGGATTAATTTAGTTTTAGACATTGATGAGAATGACAAGGTAACAGAACTTTACGTTAATCCTCAAGATAGAAGCGTAACAGCAAATAGTATTGGAGTAGTTATCCTTAAAAAGAGTTTATTAGAAAATATAGTTTCTAATGCAATCAGTCGAGGAATCCCAAGACTTACTCTTGATCTGATTTTAAGAAAGTATAATGAATTAGATATTAGAGCCTTTGAGTACACGGGCACAGTTCTAAGAATTAATACTGTTCAATCATACTTTGAAGCTTCTATGAAGATTTTGGATAAACAAATTAATAAAGATATATTCTGGACAGAGAATTTAGTGTACACAAAAGTTAAAGACGAGGCTCCAGCTTTTATAAGTGCAGAAGCGAAAGTTGAGAATTCATTAGTATCAGATGGCTGCTTAGTAGAAGGAAGTGTAAAAGACACAGTCCTGTTCCGTTCTACTGATGTTGGTGAAGGTAGTTACTTAGAAAATTGCGTGATCATGCAGGGCTCTAAAATTGGTAAAAATGTTAAGTTGAAAAATGTAATTCTAGATAAAGACTGTGTTATTAAAGATGGTACCGAACTACAAGGAGAGGAAAATTATCCTGTAGTCATAGGAAAAGGAGCTATTGTGTAA